In the Purpureocillium takamizusanense chromosome 5, complete sequence genome, one interval contains:
- a CDS encoding uncharacterized protein (SECRETED:SignalP(1-19~SECRETED:cutsite=GSA-QD~SECRETED:prob=0.8887)) produces the protein MKASLSTLTLALAFTLGSAQDSSEKPSNELWEMSTQQAWANFKDSSGRNEYKFCKKSEATSHAEGLLVCNAQDVDVAPDKTTTPLGDGWVRLEEACKGRADGCHLCYKTSVKKQWESLPTRFFCYEKAESTRNATLQLLEFLKESGLSKDETRELVHSCDAKASCGDEPKPKAKDQEVDMKHFETMRDCAVKYRVNFPTQN, from the exons ATGAAGGCTTCCCTCTCTACCCTCACTTTGGCTCTTGCCTTCACCCTCGGCTCTGCCCAAGACTCTTCCGAGAAGCCTTCCAACGAACTTTGGGAGATGAGCACGCAGCAAGCTTGGGCCAACTTCAAAGATAGTTCTGGCAGAAATGAATACAAGTTTTGCAAGAAGTCTGAG GCAACAAGTCACGCCGAGGGCCTCTTGGTGTGCAACGCTCAGGATGTTGACGTCGCCCCTGATAAAACAACC ACCCCATTGGGAGACGGATGGGTTCGTCTCGAAGAGGCTTGTAAGGGCCGCGCGGATGGT TGCCACCTTTGCTACAAGACTAGCGTTAAGAAGCAGTGGGAG TCATTGCCGACGCGGTTCTTCTGCTACGAGAAGGCGGAGAGCACCCGCAACGCCACACTTCAGCTGCTCGAGTTTCTCAAAGAAAGTGGTCTTTCTAAAGACGAAACTAGGGAACTCGTCCATTCCTGCGATGCTAAAGCTTCATGCGGCGATGAACCAAAGCCGAAGGCGAAGGATCAAGAAGTTGACATGAAGCATTTCGAAACTATGAGGGACTGCGCGGTGAAGTATCGGGTCAACTTTCCGACCCAAAATTGA
- a CDS encoding uncharacterized protein (SECRETED:SignalP(1-19~SECRETED:cutsite=ATA-DY~SECRETED:prob=0.8938)~EggNog:ENOG503PFB6~COG:G), with translation MMFNKSLFAVATLVAAATADYCCGTNIGRFAITQNWANAAMNAGGTTPGKSGDPHEFGGQSGDGAQLKFYGADLRCNEQKPKLFEFPVMKDGSFYDKNVKHGYIGTPARVVYLQDGKTLCGVMTHFIEDRNTHQGSGPFRVCDK, from the exons ATGATGTTCAACAAGAGCCTGTTTGCCGTCGCGACActtgtcgccgctgcc ACCGCAGACTATTGCTGCGGGACCAACATCGGCAGGTTCGCCATCACGCAGAACTGGGCCAACGCTGCAATGAACGCAGGAGGGACTACACCTGGCAAGTCCGG GGATCCCCATGAATTTGGCGGCCAgtcgggcgacggcgcgcagctcaAGTTCTACGGCGCCGACTTGCGGTGCAACGAGCAGAAACCCAAGCTGTTCGAGTTCCCCGTCATGAAGGATGGGTCCTTCTACGACAAGAACGTGAAGCACGGCTACATCGGGACGCCTGCCCGCGTCGTCTACCTCCAGGACGGGAAGACGCTGTGCGGCGTCATGACCCACTTCATCGAGGATCGCAACACCCATCAGGGCAGCGGTCCCTTTCGCGTGTGCGACAAATAA
- a CDS encoding uncharacterized protein (EggNog:ENOG503NUXU~COG:Q) encodes MAAITVIGLGAAALAVYLLYAYVLHPVFFSPLARLPTPHWSCAVSDFWILRARKKGVENKTLYDAHFRHGQVVRVAPNTVSVDGVEAMRAVYQGGYEKAPWYQRFNNYGVPCIFSTLGSKEHSRRKRMMSNVYSKSYIQASRPAKAQSRIVLLGRLLPLLRREAARGAAGGTEVQSIFMATTMDLISAYIFGIQNSTNFLEDKAYRDHWLRLYLSRHHHHFWPQEMPGLTSLCAKFGVRLYPTFVDRANAELRDWNKQICDKTLEYLSSTGSTAALPEYEPVVFKALHAGIDKEERAEGDASLLYETTIRQRDSSVASEILDQVLAGHETAGIVLTCLAWRLSQNQDLQRQLRVEILALEPSLAAADTDPACLPDARALDNLPILHAVVMETLRLHAPIPGPQPRETPYPSCSIGGYELPGGVRIAALAHTLHLDERVYPDPRRWDHTRWLVAGSATDAHRREMSRQFWAFGSGGRMCIGSNFAWNEMKLVTAVIYANFATAVVDDTGVEQTDGYSARPVGNQLYLKLTPL; translated from the exons ATGGCAGCCATAACCGTCATTggtctcggcgccgcagcttTAGCCGTGTATCTCCTCTACGCCTACGTCTTGCAtcccgtcttcttctcgccTCTTGCGCGCCTTCCCACCCCGCACTGGTCATGCGCCGTCTCCGATTTCTGGATCCTGCgcgcgaggaagaagggcgtCGAGAACAAGACGCTGTACGATGCCCACTTCCGCCACGGGCAGgtcgtccgcgtcgcgcCCAACACGGtcagcgtcgacggcgtggaaGCCATGCGGGCCGTCTATCAAGGCGGGTACGAGAAGGCGCCGTGGTACCAGCGGTTCAACAACTATGG CGTGCCTTGCATCTTCTCAACGCTTGGCTCCAAGGAACATTCCCGCAGGAAGCGCATGATGTCCAACGTCTACTCCAAGTCGTATATTCAGGCGTCCCGGCCAGCCAAGGCCCAGAGCCGGATAGTCCTCCTCGGCAGGCTCCTCCCTTTGCTCAGACGCGAGGCCGCAAGgggggccgcgggcggcacggAGGTGCAGTCCATCTTCATGGCCACGACCATGGACCTCATATCCGCGTACATCTTTGGCATACAAAACAGCACCAActtcctcgaggacaaggccTACAGAGACCACTGGCTGCGGCTCTACCTCTCGAGACACCATCACCACTTTTGGCCGCAGGAGATGCCGGGCCTGACGTCGCTGTGCGCAAAGTTCGGCGTCAGGCTGTATCCGACGTTTGTGGATAGGGCGAATGCAGAGCTTAGAGACTGGAACAAGCAAATATGTGACAAGACGCTCGAGTACCTTTCTTCCACGGGCTCCACAGCGGCACTGCCGGAGTATgagcccgtcgtcttcaAGGCCCTTCACGCAGGAATCGACAAGGAAGAACGCGCAGAGGGCGACGCTTCGCTCCTCTATGAGACGACGATTCGCCAACGAGACTCCTCCGTTGCCAGCGAAATACTGGATCAAGTCCTGGCAGGTCACGAAACAGCCGGCATTGTGCTTACCTGTCTTGCTTGGAGGCTGTCTCAGAACCAGGATCTGCAGCGCCAGCTTCGGGTAGAGATTCTGGCCCTGGAACCCTcactggcagcagcagacacCGACCCGGCGTGTCTCCCCGACGCCAGGGCCCTGGACAACCTGCCCATCCTacacgccgtcgtcatggagaCTCTCCGCCTCCACGCCCCAATTCCGGGCCCGCAGCCGCGGGAGACGCCGTACCCGTCGTGTAGCATCGGTGGCTACGAGCTCCCTGGAGGGGTCCGgatcgccgccctcgcgcacACTCTGCATCTCGACGAGAGGGTGTATCCCGACCCGAGGCGCTGGGACCATACCCGGTGGCTGGTGGCCGGCTCCGCCACGGACGCGCATCGCAGAGAAATGAGCCGGCAGTTCTGGGCCTTTGGGAGCGGAGGCAGAATGTGCATTGGCTCCAACTTTGCATGGAACG AGATGAAGCTTGTCACAGCAGTGATATATGCCAACTTCGCAACagcggtcgtcgacgataCCGGCGTGGAGCAGACGGATGGATACTCGGCCAGACCTGTGGGGAACCAGTTGTACTTGAAATTAACGCCCTTGTGA
- a CDS encoding uncharacterized protein (COG:S~EggNog:ENOG503P6CP) has protein sequence MVSSISLGLSDPDDCKSEVDIANTLQDLVNGATDSASGARDIDKVVVDECRQTDNPRPSGWQRYLWDCLGKAAMAVPADHPGQDRLVELLRELQRLPRHEVPEKVGDELFHKELWVLAPENKYDGFEQQLWELDQGTFTATQQVERSEAIAASYVNFSAFLARLLAGAVVEATRLSALIRPSPFATVNPLTSAAYADASEAARHYEPWASAAAQWILRAADALHEMCEGETLIEIGRQKWTPALWDGWKSRFAAVAKTEQFGGRARELASAALERMAEAESKGVTTNVGDKFGFMSLKE, from the exons ATGGTgtcctccatctctctcGGCCTATCCGACCCCGACGACTGCAAGTCAGAGGTTGACATCGCCAACACCCTCCAGGACCTCGTCAACGGCGCGACCGACTCTGCGTCCGGCGCGCGGGACATTgacaaggtcgtcgtcgacgagtgCCGCCAGACGGACAATCCCAGGCCGTCGGGGTGGCAAAGGTACCTCTGGGATTGTCtgggcaaggccgccatggccgtgccCGCCGACCATCCTGGCCaggaccgcctcgtcgagctcttGCGGGAGCTCCAGCGCCTTCCGCGGCATGAGGTCCCGGAgaaggtcggcgacgagctcttCCACAAGGAGCTTTGGGTTTTGGCGCCCGAGAACAAATACGACGGcttcgagcagcagctgtggGAGCTCGATCAAG GCACATTCACGGCCACGCAGCAAGTCGAGCGCTCcgaagccatcgccgcgTCCTACGTCAACTTCtccgccttcctcgcccgcctgctcgccggcgccgtcgtcgaggcgacgCGCCTCAGCGCGCTCATCCGGCCCTCGCCCTTCGCCACGGTCAACCCGCTCACGAGCGCGGCGTACGCGGACGcctccgaggcggcgcggcactaCGAgccgtgggcgtcggcggccgcgcagtGGATTCTGCgcgcggccgacgccctgcACGAGATGTGCGAGGGGGAGACGCTCATCGAGATTGGCAGGCAGAAGtggacgccggcgctgtGGGACGGGTGGAAGTCGCGgttcgccgccgtggccaagaCGGAGCAGTTtggcggcagggcgcgcgagctggcgtccgcggcgctggagagGATGGCTGAGGCGGAGAGCAAGGGCGTCACGACGAATGTGGGCGACAAGTTTGGCTTCATGTCCTTGAAGGAGTGA
- a CDS encoding Gentisate 1,2-dioxygenase (COG:E~EggNog:ENOG503NYS9) — MATDAETGEYLKTLPPKHLEPLWSQMSLLVPALPKPVAEPHMWEYSEVFPSLAKAGEIVPEDKAERRVLMLVNPSMKAPCTTDTIYAGLQLVNPGETAPAHRHVASAFRFIIDGEGFTAVEGQKLPLRRGDVVVTPAWRWHDHGNESERPVVWLDVLDLPLFTYARVNFAEGYGEKRYPSQPVEASEWRHPWSDTQKALDAQTGDHAVYHYRDVAGEPLARTLGAQAERIGPGTATTATQDIRSFVYHCYAGQGFSMVEAASGGETLRLEWTSRDTFAVPAWSKVVHVNSSETEQAYLVGMHDGPFLDALGLRQSKT, encoded by the exons ATGGCTACGGATGCAGAGACGGGCGAATACCTCAAGACGCTTCCTCCGAAGCATCTCGAGCCGCTGTGGTCGCAGATGAGCTTGCTGGTGCCGGCACTACCAAAGCCCGTGGCGGAGCCGCATATGTGGGAGTACAGTGAAGTCTTCCCCAGCCTTGCAAAGGCGGGCGAGATTGTccccgaggacaaggccgagCGCCGGGTTTTGATGCTCGTGAACCCAAGTATGA AAGCCCCTTGCACTACAGACACCATCTACGCcgggctgcagctcgtcaacCCGGGAGAGACGGCCCCGGCACATCGACACGTGGCGTCAGCGTTCCGCTTCATcattgacggcgagggcttcacggccgtcgagggtCAGAAGCTGCCGCTGAGGCGCGgggatgtcgtcgtcacgcCCGCCTGGCGTTGGCACGATCACGGCAACGAAAGCGAGAGACCGGTTGTGTGGCTCGACGTCTTGGACCTGCCGCTTTTCACGTATGCCAGGGTGAATTTCGCCGAGGGATATGGCGAGAAACGATATCCGAGCCA ACCCGTTGAAGCATCGGAATGGCGCCACCCTTGGTCCGATACACAGAAAGCACTGGATGCCCAGACTGGCGACCACGCCGTATATCACTaccgcgacgtcgcgggcgagcctcTCGCGAGGACGCTGGGCGCGCAAGCCGAGCGCATCGGgcccggcacggcgacgacggcgacgcaggaCATACGGTCCTTTGTCTACCACTGCTACGCGGGTCAGGGCTTCAGcatggtcgaggcggcgagcggtgGTGAGACGCTTCGGCTCGAGTGGACGTCGCGCGACACGTTTGCGGTGCCGGCGTGGTCCAAGGTGGTGCATGTGAATAGTTCGGAGACGGAGCAGGCGTATCTCGTGGGGATGCATGACGGGCCGTTCTTGGATGCCTTGGGCCTGCGGCAGTCGAAAACATGA